CAGCAAGGCGCCCTGAGCGGGGCCCGCTGCCGGCTCGAGCCCGTGGCGGCCCTGGCCGCTCAGGTCTCGAGCACGATCCGGCCGCGGACCCCGCCCTCGGCGAGGCGGTCCAGCGCGTCGGAGACTCCCGCGGCGTCCAGGGTTCCCGGGAGCACCGGGACCGTCGGCAGCCCACCGTCGCGCGCGAGCCCGACCAGCGTGTGCAGGTCGGCCAGCGTGCCGACGTAGCTCCCCGTGATGCGCACCGCCTTCAACGGCAGCATCACCGCGGGGAGCCGGAGCTCGCCGCCGAACAGACCGACGGCGACCAGCAGCCCGCCCTTGGCGAGCAGGTCGAACCCGAGCCGGGTGGTCGTCCCGTCGTTGACCAGGTCGACGAAGGCCTCGACCGGCTCGCCGACGGCCTCGCGCACCCGGTCCGCGAGGTCGTCGCCCGCCAGGACCGTCGAGGTTGCACCCATGCCCTCGGCGAGACGGAGGCTGTGGACCGAGTGGTCGATCGCGCAGATGTTGCGGTGCCCGAACGCACGCAGGATCGCGACCAGGGCAAGGCCGACCCCGCCCGCGCCGCTGACGACCACCGGTGCCTCGGGCGCGGCGTCCACCTTGCTCGCCGCGCCGAACGCGGTCAGCCCGGAGCAGGCGAGGGTCGCCGCGACCGCCGGGTCGATGCCGTCGACGGCGAGCAGGTAGCGCGCCTCCGGCACGACCACGGTCTCGGCGTACCCACCGGGCAGGACCGCCCCCAGCGCCCGGTGCGCGGCGCAGAGGTCGTCGCGCCCGGCCGTGCAGCGGCGACAGGTCCCGCAGCCGATCCACGGATAGACCAGTCGGACGTCGCCGGGCGTCACCTCGGCGACCTCGGCGCCGACCTCCTCGACGACGCCGACCACCTCGTGCCCGAGGACCAGCGGATAGGTGAACCCGCGCTCGACGAGCGGGACCCGGGTGCCGCCGCCGAGGTCGTGGAAGCCGGTCCGCAGGTGCACGTCGCTGTGGCAGACCCCCGACCGGATGACGCGGAGCCGGACCTCCCGCGGCCCGAGCGCGGTCCGCTCGACAGGCACCTCCTCGATGGTCGGCTCACCTGGTCGCATCACTGCAAAAGCCCGCATCTACGGGTCTCCTGTCTGCTCATTCGCCGCACAGCCACCGGTCGCGGCCGTCGCCGGTCGCATTTTCAAACAAAACTAGAATTTTGGCAATGCTCCGTCTAGGGTCAGCCGCGAACAACCCCACCGACGAGATCGGGAGCAGCGGATGACGCCCGGCGGACAGACATACAGCAGCAGCACAGGCCATCTCGCCGTCGCCGGGGAGCAGGTCGGCTTCACGGTGCTCGAGCCGACCCGACCCTCCGCCGAGGTCCCGATCGTGCTCCTCCCGGGCACCGGCGGACCGGCCGCGACCCACTACGCCTTCCTCGCTCCGATGCTCGCCGCCCGGCGCCGCGTCATCACCGTCGACTACGCCCCACGCCACGGCGACACGCCCCTCACCGTCGAGGACCTCGCCGGGCAGGTGGAGGCGGTGACCCACCACCTGGACCTGCGCTTCCCCGTGCTGCTGTGCGGCTACTCCCTCGGCGCCGTGGTCGCCGCGGCCGTGGCCGCCCGGCGTCCCGCGTTGGTGCGTCAGCTGGTGCTCGTGTGCGGGTGGGCGAAGACCGACGGCCACCAGCTGCTGCGCAACCGCCTGTGGCACACCGTGCGCAAGGAGGGCTCCGCGGCGGGCAGCGAGCTGAGCGTGTACGCCGCCTACAGCCCGTCGTACATCGCCGGCCGGCTCCCGGCCGAGGTCGACGCGCTCGTCGCCGCGGCGTCCTACCCCGACGGGATCGACGCCCAGATGGACCTCAACCGGCGCGTCGACATCGAGCACCTCCTGCCGGCGATCACCGCGCCCACGCTGGTGATCGGGGCGACCCACGACCAGATGACCCCCGTGCGCCAGGTGAAGTTCCTCTGGGGCGCGATCGCGGACGCCCGCTATGCCGAGCTGCCGACCGGCCACGCGGTCATGGTCGAGCGGCCCGCCCAGGTCCTCCAGCTCGTCCACGACTTCATCGCCCGCCCCACCGCCGTCCCCGCGGGCGGCGTCGTCACGCTCGACCAGCCGTGACCGACGGCCACCGCCACCCATCCCCACCAGGAGCACGTATGAGCACCGACGCCCCCACCCTTCCGATCGAGGTCGACGTCGCGATCGTCGGCGCCGGGTTCGCCGGCATCGGCATGGCGATCCAGCTCCAGCGCCAGGGGGAGCACACCTACGTCGTACTCGAGCGCGGCGACGGCGTGGGCGGCGCCTGGCGCGCCAACACCTATCCGGGCGTGGCCTGCGACGTGCCGTCCCACCTGTACTCGTACTCTTTCCGCCCCAACCCGGACTGGTCGCGGGTCTACTCCCCCGGCCAGGAGATCCGGGAGTACCTGGAGGCCGCGGTCGCCGACGAGGGGATCACGCCTCACCTGCACCTCGACACCGAGATGGGTGCGGCCCGCTGGGACGCGGCGCGGCACCGCTGGCAGGTGGAGACGGCGCGCGGGGCGGTCCTCGCGTCGTACCTCGTCGTCGCGACCGGGCACCTCGCCGACGAGCGAATGCCCGATGTCGCGGGACTCGAGGACTTCGGCGGCCCGGTCTTCCACTCGGCGCGCTGGGACCACGCCACCTCGCTGGCCGGCAAGCGCGTCGGCGTGGTCGGCACCGGCGCCTCGGCGATCCAGATCGTCCCGAGTATCGTCGACGAGGTCGCCGAGCTGGTCCTCTTCCAGCGCAGCGCGCCGTACGTGCAGCCGAGGCGTGACCGCGCCTACAGCGCCGGCGAGCGCGCAGCCTTCGCGCGCGACGACGCGTTGCGCGCCTCCGTGCGCGCCGACCTCTTCTGGACCTTCGAGTCGACCTATGCAGCGCGCCGCCTGGAGGAGCCCTACCTCGGCACCACCAAGCGGGCCGCGCTCGAGCACCTGCAGCACCAGGTCGCCGACCCCGACCTGCGGCGCCGGCTCACGCCCGACTACGAGCTCGGCTGCAAGCGGGTCCTGGTGTCCAACGTCTACTACCCGGCGCTGACCCGGGAGCACGTCACCGTCGAGGACGCCGCCCTCGAGCGCCTCGAGCCCGGCCGGGCGATCAGCGCGGCCGGACGCGCCTTCGACCTGGACTGCATCGTCCTCGCGACCGGGTTCGAGGCCACCGAGCCGCACATCGCGCCCGCCATCCAGGGCGCCGACGGGCGCAGCCTGGCCGACCACTGGTCCAACGGCATGCACGCCCTCGACTCGATCACCGTGCCGAGCTTCCCCAACATGTTCCTGCTCGACGGCCCCAACACCGGCCTGGGCCACAACTCGGTCATCTTCATCATCGAGTCCCAGCTGCAGTACGTGCTCAGCGCCCTCGCGCACGCGGCTGCCGCCGGCATCGGGGTGATCGACGCGAAGGCCGCCGCCGAGGCCGACTACCTGGACCAGGTCGCCGAGCGCAGCAACGGCACGGTGTGGCTCGACGGCGGCTGCCGCAACTGGTACGTCGACCCGCGCAGCGACCGGATCACGGTGCTGTGGCCGGACTTCGCGCACGTCTTCCGCGAGCGCAACTCGACCTTCGAACCGAGCCGCTACGAGGTGACCGCGTGAGCACCGCGCGCGCTGAGGGCCGGATGGCCGGCAAGGTCGTGCTCGTCACGGGCGGCGCCAACGGGGTCGGGGCGGCGTTCGCCCGCCTCGCCGCGGCCGAGGGCGCGACCGAGGTGGTGATCGCCGACGTGCTCACCGACGACGCGACCGCCCTGGCCGAGGAGCTCGGCCGCACCGGCGCGCGGGGCGTGGCCGCGCACCTCGACGTGACCGACGACGCGGCCTGGGCGCGCGTGGTCGCACAGGTCCTCGGGCGCCACGGGCGCATCGACGTGATCGTCAACAACGCGGGGATCAGCGGAGCGATCCCGGGCGACCTCTACGACCAGGATCGGTGGGACCAGCTGATCGCGGTCAACTGCACCGGCGTCTTCCTCGGCATCAAGCACGGGGTACGGGCGATGGGGCGCGGCTCGTCCATCGTCAACATCTCCTCGATCGCGGGTCTGGTCGGGCACGCCGGACTGCACCTGGGCTACAACGCCTCGAAGGGCGCGGTCCGGCTGATGACCAAGGGCGCCGCCGCCCGCCACGGGGTCGACGGGATCCGCATCAACTCGGTCCACCCCGGCCTGCTGCCGCCCATGGTCTCCTCGGAGACCACCCAGGAGCCGGGCAAGCGCAGCGGCATCCTGGAGCAGGTTCCCCTGCGCCGCCAGGGCGAGCTGCTCGAGGTCGCCCGGGCGATCCTGTTCCTCGCCTCCGACGAGTCGTCGTACGTCACCGGGGCCGAGCTGGTCGTCGACGGCGGCTACACCTGCGTCTGAAGCCGGGCCGCCAGCCACGCGTGACGGCTGGCGGTCATCGCGCGCGCCAGATCGGTGTGGGGCGCCATGACGTCGCAACCGTGGAAGCCGCCCGGCCACACGTGCAGCTCGGCCTGGACGCCCGCGGCCCACAACGCGCTGGCGTAGG
The genomic region above belongs to Nocardioides sp. QY071 and contains:
- a CDS encoding alcohol dehydrogenase catalytic domain-containing protein → MPVERTALGPREVRLRVIRSGVCHSDVHLRTGFHDLGGGTRVPLVERGFTYPLVLGHEVVGVVEEVGAEVAEVTPGDVRLVYPWIGCGTCRRCTAGRDDLCAAHRALGAVLPGGYAETVVVPEARYLLAVDGIDPAVAATLACSGLTAFGAASKVDAAPEAPVVVSGAGGVGLALVAILRAFGHRNICAIDHSVHSLRLAEGMGATSTVLAGDDLADRVREAVGEPVEAFVDLVNDGTTTRLGFDLLAKGGLLVAVGLFGGELRLPAVMLPLKAVRITGSYVGTLADLHTLVGLARDGGLPTVPVLPGTLDAAGVSDALDRLAEGGVRGRIVLET
- a CDS encoding NAD(P)/FAD-dependent oxidoreductase: MSTDAPTLPIEVDVAIVGAGFAGIGMAIQLQRQGEHTYVVLERGDGVGGAWRANTYPGVACDVPSHLYSYSFRPNPDWSRVYSPGQEIREYLEAAVADEGITPHLHLDTEMGAARWDAARHRWQVETARGAVLASYLVVATGHLADERMPDVAGLEDFGGPVFHSARWDHATSLAGKRVGVVGTGASAIQIVPSIVDEVAELVLFQRSAPYVQPRRDRAYSAGERAAFARDDALRASVRADLFWTFESTYAARRLEEPYLGTTKRAALEHLQHQVADPDLRRRLTPDYELGCKRVLVSNVYYPALTREHVTVEDAALERLEPGRAISAAGRAFDLDCIVLATGFEATEPHIAPAIQGADGRSLADHWSNGMHALDSITVPSFPNMFLLDGPNTGLGHNSVIFIIESQLQYVLSALAHAAAAGIGVIDAKAAAEADYLDQVAERSNGTVWLDGGCRNWYVDPRSDRITVLWPDFAHVFRERNSTFEPSRYEVTA
- a CDS encoding SDR family oxidoreductase produces the protein MSTARAEGRMAGKVVLVTGGANGVGAAFARLAAAEGATEVVIADVLTDDATALAEELGRTGARGVAAHLDVTDDAAWARVVAQVLGRHGRIDVIVNNAGISGAIPGDLYDQDRWDQLIAVNCTGVFLGIKHGVRAMGRGSSIVNISSIAGLVGHAGLHLGYNASKGAVRLMTKGAAARHGVDGIRINSVHPGLLPPMVSSETTQEPGKRSGILEQVPLRRQGELLEVARAILFLASDESSYVTGAELVVDGGYTCV
- a CDS encoding alpha/beta hydrolase, which translates into the protein MTPGGQTYSSSTGHLAVAGEQVGFTVLEPTRPSAEVPIVLLPGTGGPAATHYAFLAPMLAARRRVITVDYAPRHGDTPLTVEDLAGQVEAVTHHLDLRFPVLLCGYSLGAVVAAAVAARRPALVRQLVLVCGWAKTDGHQLLRNRLWHTVRKEGSAAGSELSVYAAYSPSYIAGRLPAEVDALVAAASYPDGIDAQMDLNRRVDIEHLLPAITAPTLVIGATHDQMTPVRQVKFLWGAIADARYAELPTGHAVMVERPAQVLQLVHDFIARPTAVPAGGVVTLDQP